AGATAGGGAGACCAGGAGAGACGTCCTTCACCATCTGATAGACGTGGTGGACCCGGATGAGATCTTTTCCGTCGCTGATTTCATAGATATGGCGGATAAATCGGTAGACAGGATAATATCGAGAGGAAAGATCCCTGTGTTCGCCGGAGGTACGCCTTTTTACTATAGAGCTCTGTTCGATCGATCTTTGACGGTGAACGTCCCCTCTAATAGGGATATAAGGCAAGAGCTGGATAATATGGATCCCTTCGATCGTTTTGACTATCTAGCGGAGGTCGATCCTGAGACGGCCCGGAGGCTATCGCCAAATGATTCGGTAAGGGTGATAAGGGCCCTTGAGGTTTACAGGGTCTCTGGAAAGCCCATATCCTCTTTCAGAAAAAAAGCGGCTTCCGATAAGGATGAAAGGTACAGTCCCCTCTATATAGGCCTTGTAAGGCCTAGGGAGGATCTCTGTCTCTCCATAGAGAAACGGGTCAGACAGCAATTTTACGGAGGATACCCGGAAGAGGTGCAGTGGCTTCTGGATAAAGGTTTTTCCCCTGAACTTCCGTCAATGAAAGGTTTTGGCTACAGGGAACTGGTCCTACACTGTCAGGGAAAGATGAGCCTTGAAGAGGGGATACAGTCGGATATAATTGCTACCAGACAGTTCGCCAAAAGACAGATGACCTGGTTTAAAAAATTTTTTCCCGTAAACTGGTACGATCTGTCCAAAACAAGTTATAATGGGGTGCTGTCGGAGACGTTTGAACTGTCCGTCGCCCACGTAGAGGAAGGTGATAATAGTTGAAAGTTATCACAGCGGAGCCGACCGGCCTTTGCTTTGGCGTAACCAGGGCCATTAAAACCATGGAAGAGGCGTTGATCTTCAACGGGAGAATCTTCTGTATCGGTAGCCCTATACACAACCCTCAGGAGGTCAAGAGGCTCGAAAATCTCGGCCTGGTGGTGGTAAGCGACGACGATAAGGTTCCGCCGGGAGAGGCGGTTTTCGTCAGGGCTCATGGGATATCGCCTGATGTTCACCGTCGACTGATGGATAAAAACGCCAGGATAATCGACGGCACCTGTCCTTTCGTCAGAAAGGCCCAGAAGATGGCCGAGCAGCTTTCCAGAGAGGGATACTTCCTCCTGGTCTTAGGGGACGAGTATCACCCGGAGATCCAGGGTATATTGGGCTACGTGGAAGGCCCTTATCGGGTTATCTCCCAAGAAAGCGATCTCAAGGCTATTGATAAAATCGATAAAATTGGTATTATATCTCAGACGACCCAACAGGAATCGACTCTGAAGGACATCGCCTACAACGCAGTAGGCATCGCCAGAGAGATTCGGGTATCCAACACTATATGTAGGGCCACCGTGGAGAGACAGGAGGCGGTTCGTCGACTGGCTGGATCGGTGGATGGTATAGTGGTAATAGGAGGGCACAACAGTGCCAACACAGCTAAGCTCTTTCGTATAGCACAGGAGTCTGGTACTCCTG
The uncultured Dethiosulfovibrio sp. genome window above contains:
- the miaA gene encoding tRNA (adenosine(37)-N6)-dimethylallyltransferase MiaA, whose protein sequence is MSIPVIAVIGPTAVGKTALSVELAKKLDGEVISVDSRQVYRYMDVGTDKIDRETRRDVLHHLIDVVDPDEIFSVADFIDMADKSVDRIISRGKIPVFAGGTPFYYRALFDRSLTVNVPSNRDIRQELDNMDPFDRFDYLAEVDPETARRLSPNDSVRVIRALEVYRVSGKPISSFRKKAASDKDERYSPLYIGLVRPREDLCLSIEKRVRQQFYGGYPEEVQWLLDKGFSPELPSMKGFGYRELVLHCQGKMSLEEGIQSDIIATRQFAKRQMTWFKKFFPVNWYDLSKTSYNGVLSETFELSVAHVEEGDNS
- the ispH gene encoding 4-hydroxy-3-methylbut-2-enyl diphosphate reductase; this encodes MKVITAEPTGLCFGVTRAIKTMEEALIFNGRIFCIGSPIHNPQEVKRLENLGLVVVSDDDKVPPGEAVFVRAHGISPDVHRRLMDKNARIIDGTCPFVRKAQKMAEQLSREGYFLLVLGDEYHPEIQGILGYVEGPYRVISQESDLKAIDKIDKIGIISQTTQQESTLKDIAYNAVGIAREIRVSNTICRATVERQEAVRRLAGSVDGIVVIGGHNSANTAKLFRIAQESGTPALWVEEAHQLDRGWLSGKATIGIAAGASTPDWLIKQLQQAIL